Proteins from a genomic interval of Rosa chinensis cultivar Old Blush chromosome 2, RchiOBHm-V2, whole genome shotgun sequence:
- the LOC112187727 gene encoding uncharacterized protein LOC112187727 isoform X3 has product MDSMPINWEALDALIIDFAKSENLIEDSFSSPPSSPSPSSSSSSSVSSSSYHSRLIIRQIRRSLEAGDIDAAVDLLRSHAPFILDDHRLLFRLQKQRFIELLRRGSAEARESAISCLRTALAPCALDAYPEAYEEFKHVLLAFIYDKDDQASPVASEWSERRRFEIAGLVSTVLRAHLHAYDPVFSMTLIYLISVLCSIHKGFCLRQGISSPISDLTTRLLLEERDPPAIPQESLSEAPPFDEVDIQALAHAVELTRQGAVDSLRFAKGDLFQAFQNEICRMRVDVTLLDELVREYCVYRGIVDAGLASSSVVPGMQSPSKSMKVDQSVAGYSLSRDSSHEVEYASKNSDGEVSISTDQRRGSPEKNSDVASMEGIEVDLRYACESTSNQEDCSTSGSHQPENLRVPQRNRTNVSAERSKRKRWRGRQDDLGFIPVVSCNQISKGISSNSLVSDTLSSKEKQASECLVVDVNNVDKYEIVLEMKELASKGMAAEVVEGVNSMDPNFFGQNPLLLFQLKQVEFLKLVSSGDCSSALRVACSHLGPLAASNPSLLKSLKETLLALLQPDEDALRKGFPLHALATSLQVAIGRRLGIDEPQLMKIMRATLHTHNEWFKLQMCKDHFESLLRIDFLKEVNMPSLAAAATSKSNADSCSNGSSQVTISSSTRMVEDGSSLSQVSSRDVDENAVLKVMEFLALPRADAIHLLGQYNGNAETVIQQIFA; this is encoded by the exons ATGGACTCAATGCCTATTAACTGGGAAGCCCTCGACGCTCTCATAATCGATTTCGCCAAATCCGAGAACCTAATCGAAGACTCCTTCTCGTCTCCGCCGTCGTCTCCGTCGCCGTCATCTTCCTCGTCGTCGTCCGTTTCGTCGTCGTCGTATCACTCGCGGCTGATTATCCGTCAGATCAGACGGTCGTTGGAGGCCGGTGACATTGACGCCGCCGTCGATCTCCTCCGCTCCCACGCGCCCTTCATCCTCGACGATCATCGCCTCCTCTTCCGCCTCCAGAAACAG aggtttATTGAGCTGTTGAGGAGAGGCTCGGCGGAGGCGCGTGAGTCGGCGATTAGTTGCCTGAGAACTGCTCTGGCTCCTTGTGCGCTTGACGCCTATCCG GAAGCATATGAGGAGTTCAAGCATGTACTACTAGCTTTTATATATGATAAAGACGATCAAGCTTCTCCAGTAGCAAGTGAG TGGTCCGAAAGGAGGAGGTTTGAAATTGCTGGATTGGTTTCCACTGTCTTAAGAGCCCATTTACATGCCTATGATCCTGTTTTCTCAATGACCTTGATATATTTAATAAG TGTCTTGTGCAGCATACACAAGGGCTTTTGTCTTCGTCAAGGAATTTCATCACCCATTTCAGACCTTACGACGAGGTTGCTTCTAGAGGAGCGTGACCCCCCAGCAATTCCCCAAGAGAGCCTGTCTGAAGCACCTCCTTTTGATGAG GTGGACATACAAGCTCTAGCACACGCTGTAGAACTTACAAGGCAGGGAGCAGTAGATAGTTTGAGATTTGCTAAGGGTGATTTGTTTCAGGCTTTTCAG AACGAAATATGTAGAATGAGAGTTGATGTGACCCTGCTTGATGAGCTTGTTCGCGAGTACTGTGTTTATAGGGGCATTGTGGATGCTGGTCTTGCATCTTCTTCTG TTGTACCCGGAATGCAAAGCCCTTCCAAATCTATGAAAGTTGACCAATCAGTGGCTGGTTATTCTTTGTCAAGAGACAGTTCTCACGAGGTGGAATATGCCAGCAAAAATTCTGATGGTGAAGTTTCCATTAGTACTGATCAGCGACGTGGTTCCCCTGAAAAGAATTCTGATGTGGCTAGCATGGAAGGAATCGAGGTCGACCTACGTTATGCTTGTGAGTCAACCAGCAACCAAGAAGATTGTAGCACCAGTGGATCACATCAGCCTGAAAATCTTAGAGTTCCACAAAGAAACAGAACCAATGTAAGTGCAGAAAGAAGCAAGCGCAAGCGATGGAGGGGAAGACAAGATGATCTTGGGTTTAttcctgttgtttcttgtaatcaAATAAGTAAAGGAATAAGCTCAAATTCCCTGGTTTCTGATACATTGTCTTCAAAGGAGAAGCAG GCTTCAGAATGTTTAGTTGTAGATGTTAACAACGTGGATAAATATGAGATTGTGCTTGAGATGAAGGAACTAGCTAGCAAAGGAATGGCTGCAGAGGTTGTAGAAGGAGTCAACTCGATGGACCCGAACTTTTTTGGGCAAAATCCTCTTTTGCTGTTTCAACTTAAGCAG GTTGAATTCCTTAAGCTTGTCAGCTCTGGTGACTGTTCTAGTGCTCTGAGGGTTGCATGCTCTCATCTTGGTCCTTTGGCTGCTAGTAACCCATCTTTACTGAAATCCTTGAAGGAGACTTTATTAGCACTGCTCCAACCTGATGAAGACGCACTTCGAAAAGGCTTCCCCTTGCATGCTCTTGCAACTTCACTCCAG GTTGCAATTGGGAGGAGGCTTGGCATTGATGAACCACAGCTTATGAAAATAATGAGAGCAACCCTTCACACACATAATGAGTGGTTTAAACTTCAAATGTGTAAGGATCACTTTGAAAGTCTATTGAGGATTGATTTCTTGAAAGAAGTTAATATGCCTTCGCTTGCTGCTGCTGCAACATCAAAGTCAAATGCTGATAGTTGCTCTAATGGGTCTTCCCAAGTTACAATATCTTCAAGCACCAGGATGGTGGAAGATGGAAGCAGCCTGTCTCAAGTGTCATCGAGAGATGTTGACGAGAATGCAGTACTGAAAGTAATG GAATTTCTAGCTCTGCCGAGAGCAGATGCCATCCATCTTCTTGGACAGTACAATGGAAATGCTGAGACGGTCATTCAGCAAATATTTGCTTAA
- the LOC112187727 gene encoding uncharacterized protein LOC112187727 isoform X2, which produces MDSMPINWEALDALIIDFAKSENLIEDSFSSPPSSPSPSSSSSSSVSSSSYHSRLIIRQIRRSLEAGDIDAAVDLLRSHAPFILDDHRLLFRLQKQRFIELLRRGSAEARESAISCLRTALAPCALDAYPEAYEEFKHVLLAFIYDKDDQASPVASEWSERRRFEIAGLVSTVLRAHLHAYDPVFSMTLIYLISIHKGFCLRQGISSPISDLTTRLLLEERDPPAIPQESLSEAPPFDEVDIQALAHAVELTRQGAVDSLRFAKGDLFQAFQNEICRMRVDVTLLDELVREYCVYRGIVDAGLASSSGENSTSVVPGMQSPSKSMKVDQSVAGYSLSRDSSHEVEYASKNSDGEVSISTDQRRGSPEKNSDVASMEGIEVDLRYACESTSNQEDCSTSGSHQPENLRVPQRNRTNVSAERSKRKRWRGRQDDLGFIPVVSCNQISKGISSNSLVSDTLSSKEKQASECLVVDVNNVDKYEIVLEMKELASKGMAAEVVEGVNSMDPNFFGQNPLLLFQLKQVEFLKLVSSGDCSSALRVACSHLGPLAASNPSLLKSLKETLLALLQPDEDALRKGFPLHALATSLQVAIGRRLGIDEPQLMKIMRATLHTHNEWFKLQMCKDHFESLLRIDFLKEVNMPSLAAAATSKSNADSCSNGSSQVTISSSTRMVEDGSSLSQVSSRDVDENAVLKVMEFLALPRADAIHLLGQYNGNAETVIQQIFA; this is translated from the exons ATGGACTCAATGCCTATTAACTGGGAAGCCCTCGACGCTCTCATAATCGATTTCGCCAAATCCGAGAACCTAATCGAAGACTCCTTCTCGTCTCCGCCGTCGTCTCCGTCGCCGTCATCTTCCTCGTCGTCGTCCGTTTCGTCGTCGTCGTATCACTCGCGGCTGATTATCCGTCAGATCAGACGGTCGTTGGAGGCCGGTGACATTGACGCCGCCGTCGATCTCCTCCGCTCCCACGCGCCCTTCATCCTCGACGATCATCGCCTCCTCTTCCGCCTCCAGAAACAG aggtttATTGAGCTGTTGAGGAGAGGCTCGGCGGAGGCGCGTGAGTCGGCGATTAGTTGCCTGAGAACTGCTCTGGCTCCTTGTGCGCTTGACGCCTATCCG GAAGCATATGAGGAGTTCAAGCATGTACTACTAGCTTTTATATATGATAAAGACGATCAAGCTTCTCCAGTAGCAAGTGAG TGGTCCGAAAGGAGGAGGTTTGAAATTGCTGGATTGGTTTCCACTGTCTTAAGAGCCCATTTACATGCCTATGATCCTGTTTTCTCAATGACCTTGATATATTTAATAAG CATACACAAGGGCTTTTGTCTTCGTCAAGGAATTTCATCACCCATTTCAGACCTTACGACGAGGTTGCTTCTAGAGGAGCGTGACCCCCCAGCAATTCCCCAAGAGAGCCTGTCTGAAGCACCTCCTTTTGATGAG GTGGACATACAAGCTCTAGCACACGCTGTAGAACTTACAAGGCAGGGAGCAGTAGATAGTTTGAGATTTGCTAAGGGTGATTTGTTTCAGGCTTTTCAG AACGAAATATGTAGAATGAGAGTTGATGTGACCCTGCTTGATGAGCTTGTTCGCGAGTACTGTGTTTATAGGGGCATTGTGGATGCTGGTCTTGCATCTTCTTCTGGTGAAAATTCAACTTCTG TTGTACCCGGAATGCAAAGCCCTTCCAAATCTATGAAAGTTGACCAATCAGTGGCTGGTTATTCTTTGTCAAGAGACAGTTCTCACGAGGTGGAATATGCCAGCAAAAATTCTGATGGTGAAGTTTCCATTAGTACTGATCAGCGACGTGGTTCCCCTGAAAAGAATTCTGATGTGGCTAGCATGGAAGGAATCGAGGTCGACCTACGTTATGCTTGTGAGTCAACCAGCAACCAAGAAGATTGTAGCACCAGTGGATCACATCAGCCTGAAAATCTTAGAGTTCCACAAAGAAACAGAACCAATGTAAGTGCAGAAAGAAGCAAGCGCAAGCGATGGAGGGGAAGACAAGATGATCTTGGGTTTAttcctgttgtttcttgtaatcaAATAAGTAAAGGAATAAGCTCAAATTCCCTGGTTTCTGATACATTGTCTTCAAAGGAGAAGCAG GCTTCAGAATGTTTAGTTGTAGATGTTAACAACGTGGATAAATATGAGATTGTGCTTGAGATGAAGGAACTAGCTAGCAAAGGAATGGCTGCAGAGGTTGTAGAAGGAGTCAACTCGATGGACCCGAACTTTTTTGGGCAAAATCCTCTTTTGCTGTTTCAACTTAAGCAG GTTGAATTCCTTAAGCTTGTCAGCTCTGGTGACTGTTCTAGTGCTCTGAGGGTTGCATGCTCTCATCTTGGTCCTTTGGCTGCTAGTAACCCATCTTTACTGAAATCCTTGAAGGAGACTTTATTAGCACTGCTCCAACCTGATGAAGACGCACTTCGAAAAGGCTTCCCCTTGCATGCTCTTGCAACTTCACTCCAG GTTGCAATTGGGAGGAGGCTTGGCATTGATGAACCACAGCTTATGAAAATAATGAGAGCAACCCTTCACACACATAATGAGTGGTTTAAACTTCAAATGTGTAAGGATCACTTTGAAAGTCTATTGAGGATTGATTTCTTGAAAGAAGTTAATATGCCTTCGCTTGCTGCTGCTGCAACATCAAAGTCAAATGCTGATAGTTGCTCTAATGGGTCTTCCCAAGTTACAATATCTTCAAGCACCAGGATGGTGGAAGATGGAAGCAGCCTGTCTCAAGTGTCATCGAGAGATGTTGACGAGAATGCAGTACTGAAAGTAATG GAATTTCTAGCTCTGCCGAGAGCAGATGCCATCCATCTTCTTGGACAGTACAATGGAAATGCTGAGACGGTCATTCAGCAAATATTTGCTTAA
- the LOC112187727 gene encoding uncharacterized protein LOC112187727 isoform X1, whose amino-acid sequence MDSMPINWEALDALIIDFAKSENLIEDSFSSPPSSPSPSSSSSSSVSSSSYHSRLIIRQIRRSLEAGDIDAAVDLLRSHAPFILDDHRLLFRLQKQRFIELLRRGSAEARESAISCLRTALAPCALDAYPEAYEEFKHVLLAFIYDKDDQASPVASEWSERRRFEIAGLVSTVLRAHLHAYDPVFSMTLIYLISVLCSIHKGFCLRQGISSPISDLTTRLLLEERDPPAIPQESLSEAPPFDEVDIQALAHAVELTRQGAVDSLRFAKGDLFQAFQNEICRMRVDVTLLDELVREYCVYRGIVDAGLASSSGENSTSVVPGMQSPSKSMKVDQSVAGYSLSRDSSHEVEYASKNSDGEVSISTDQRRGSPEKNSDVASMEGIEVDLRYACESTSNQEDCSTSGSHQPENLRVPQRNRTNVSAERSKRKRWRGRQDDLGFIPVVSCNQISKGISSNSLVSDTLSSKEKQASECLVVDVNNVDKYEIVLEMKELASKGMAAEVVEGVNSMDPNFFGQNPLLLFQLKQVEFLKLVSSGDCSSALRVACSHLGPLAASNPSLLKSLKETLLALLQPDEDALRKGFPLHALATSLQVAIGRRLGIDEPQLMKIMRATLHTHNEWFKLQMCKDHFESLLRIDFLKEVNMPSLAAAATSKSNADSCSNGSSQVTISSSTRMVEDGSSLSQVSSRDVDENAVLKVMEFLALPRADAIHLLGQYNGNAETVIQQIFA is encoded by the exons ATGGACTCAATGCCTATTAACTGGGAAGCCCTCGACGCTCTCATAATCGATTTCGCCAAATCCGAGAACCTAATCGAAGACTCCTTCTCGTCTCCGCCGTCGTCTCCGTCGCCGTCATCTTCCTCGTCGTCGTCCGTTTCGTCGTCGTCGTATCACTCGCGGCTGATTATCCGTCAGATCAGACGGTCGTTGGAGGCCGGTGACATTGACGCCGCCGTCGATCTCCTCCGCTCCCACGCGCCCTTCATCCTCGACGATCATCGCCTCCTCTTCCGCCTCCAGAAACAG aggtttATTGAGCTGTTGAGGAGAGGCTCGGCGGAGGCGCGTGAGTCGGCGATTAGTTGCCTGAGAACTGCTCTGGCTCCTTGTGCGCTTGACGCCTATCCG GAAGCATATGAGGAGTTCAAGCATGTACTACTAGCTTTTATATATGATAAAGACGATCAAGCTTCTCCAGTAGCAAGTGAG TGGTCCGAAAGGAGGAGGTTTGAAATTGCTGGATTGGTTTCCACTGTCTTAAGAGCCCATTTACATGCCTATGATCCTGTTTTCTCAATGACCTTGATATATTTAATAAG TGTCTTGTGCAGCATACACAAGGGCTTTTGTCTTCGTCAAGGAATTTCATCACCCATTTCAGACCTTACGACGAGGTTGCTTCTAGAGGAGCGTGACCCCCCAGCAATTCCCCAAGAGAGCCTGTCTGAAGCACCTCCTTTTGATGAG GTGGACATACAAGCTCTAGCACACGCTGTAGAACTTACAAGGCAGGGAGCAGTAGATAGTTTGAGATTTGCTAAGGGTGATTTGTTTCAGGCTTTTCAG AACGAAATATGTAGAATGAGAGTTGATGTGACCCTGCTTGATGAGCTTGTTCGCGAGTACTGTGTTTATAGGGGCATTGTGGATGCTGGTCTTGCATCTTCTTCTGGTGAAAATTCAACTTCTG TTGTACCCGGAATGCAAAGCCCTTCCAAATCTATGAAAGTTGACCAATCAGTGGCTGGTTATTCTTTGTCAAGAGACAGTTCTCACGAGGTGGAATATGCCAGCAAAAATTCTGATGGTGAAGTTTCCATTAGTACTGATCAGCGACGTGGTTCCCCTGAAAAGAATTCTGATGTGGCTAGCATGGAAGGAATCGAGGTCGACCTACGTTATGCTTGTGAGTCAACCAGCAACCAAGAAGATTGTAGCACCAGTGGATCACATCAGCCTGAAAATCTTAGAGTTCCACAAAGAAACAGAACCAATGTAAGTGCAGAAAGAAGCAAGCGCAAGCGATGGAGGGGAAGACAAGATGATCTTGGGTTTAttcctgttgtttcttgtaatcaAATAAGTAAAGGAATAAGCTCAAATTCCCTGGTTTCTGATACATTGTCTTCAAAGGAGAAGCAG GCTTCAGAATGTTTAGTTGTAGATGTTAACAACGTGGATAAATATGAGATTGTGCTTGAGATGAAGGAACTAGCTAGCAAAGGAATGGCTGCAGAGGTTGTAGAAGGAGTCAACTCGATGGACCCGAACTTTTTTGGGCAAAATCCTCTTTTGCTGTTTCAACTTAAGCAG GTTGAATTCCTTAAGCTTGTCAGCTCTGGTGACTGTTCTAGTGCTCTGAGGGTTGCATGCTCTCATCTTGGTCCTTTGGCTGCTAGTAACCCATCTTTACTGAAATCCTTGAAGGAGACTTTATTAGCACTGCTCCAACCTGATGAAGACGCACTTCGAAAAGGCTTCCCCTTGCATGCTCTTGCAACTTCACTCCAG GTTGCAATTGGGAGGAGGCTTGGCATTGATGAACCACAGCTTATGAAAATAATGAGAGCAACCCTTCACACACATAATGAGTGGTTTAAACTTCAAATGTGTAAGGATCACTTTGAAAGTCTATTGAGGATTGATTTCTTGAAAGAAGTTAATATGCCTTCGCTTGCTGCTGCTGCAACATCAAAGTCAAATGCTGATAGTTGCTCTAATGGGTCTTCCCAAGTTACAATATCTTCAAGCACCAGGATGGTGGAAGATGGAAGCAGCCTGTCTCAAGTGTCATCGAGAGATGTTGACGAGAATGCAGTACTGAAAGTAATG GAATTTCTAGCTCTGCCGAGAGCAGATGCCATCCATCTTCTTGGACAGTACAATGGAAATGCTGAGACGGTCATTCAGCAAATATTTGCTTAA